A genomic region of Melanotaenia boesemani isolate fMelBoe1 chromosome 13, fMelBoe1.pri, whole genome shotgun sequence contains the following coding sequences:
- the LOC121651015 gene encoding ubl carboxyl-terminal hydrolase 18-like codes for MRGLINYGTNCSLNSIVQCLYATPGLHNLLRNGRQGHLSYGSVALTLKCLLDDMALESQRPCDPNPLVNALNEHQGFQLFCVQEDADTVFRCILEALTNGPVKAIRGMWDFETEKCIRCTACHTTKVKREKSVTILVHLSNQHVNNLQGYLESYSQQKDIASAYNCDTCHAKAKAEITSKVLILPTNVCVVIQRVRNMGRNSACIVKTEELFTFPETLDLKCLAKESTEGAEHLYGLYGVVAHRGTHYDGHNTAYVWNNESSWYLADDTQLMACSWEDVQRTYVGGSALYHEVAYMLMYSALASGACYSV; via the coding sequence ATGCGTGGCCTCATCAACTACGGAACTAATTGCTCTTTAAACAGCATCGTGCAGTGCCTCTATGCAACGCCTGGACTCCACAATCTTCTCCGGAATGGGCGGCAAGGACACCTGTCTTATGGATCTGTAGCCCTGACCCTCAAGTGTCTCTTGGATGACATGGCCCTTGAGTCCCAAAGGCCGTGCGATCCAAACCCTCTTGTAAATGCATTGAATGAGCACCAAGGCTTTCAGCTGTTTTGTGTTCAGGAAGATGCAGATACGGTCTTCAGGTGCATTCTCGAAGCGCTGACAAACGGACCCGTAAAAGCGATCCGAGGAATGTGGGACTTTGAGACTGAGAAATGTATACGATGCACTGCTTGTCACACTACCAAAGTGAAACGTGAAAAGTCTGTCACAATCCTTGTACACTTGAGCAACCAACACGTGAATAACCTACAGGGGTATTTGGAGAGCTACTCCCAGCAAAAGGATATAGCGTCCGCATACAACTGTGATACATGTCACGCAAAAGCCAAGGCCGAGATCACAAGCAAGGTTTTAATCCTGCCCACCAATGTGTGCGTTGTGATCCAACGTGTTAGGAACATGGGCCGAAACAGTGCCTGCATCGTAAAGACGGAGGAGCTGTTCACCTTCCCTGAGACTCTTGATCTTAAATGTCTAGCTAAGGAATCCACAGAAGGAGCCGAGCATCTGTACGGACTGTATGGTGTGGTAGCCCACCGTGGTACTCACTACGACGGACATAACACTGCATACGTCTGGAACAACGAAAGCAGTTGGTACCTAGCAGATGACACTCAACTCATGGCATGCTCCTGGGAGGATGTACAAAGAACATACGTAGGGGGTTCCGCTCTTTACCATGAGGTGGCTTACATGCTTATGTACAGTGCGCTTGCTAGCGGTGCCTGCTACTCTGTATGA